The following proteins come from a genomic window of Candidatus Methylomirabilota bacterium:
- the phnE gene encoding phosphonate ABC transporter, permease protein PhnE, whose protein sequence is MVGPADRFPASTTKSTFPYLLAAAFALTFALSLRAAQVDPRLLFDAQALGNVARFVRGALPPKLDPGFLGMLARPAAETIQISVMGMVIAVLLGAPLGLLATSSLTWRGILHERVTRRARLVLGAVPYGAARALLSVFRSIPEYVWALMFVRAVGLGPFPGVLAIGVAYGGMLGKVYSEILESVNPRPLETLHAAGASKAGVVLYGLVPEALPHVISYTLYRWECAIRASAILGFVGAGGLGQQIELSMRMFQFDEVLTLLAVLLLLVGAVDFISGRIRARVVR, encoded by the coding sequence TTGGTAGGGCCTGCCGACCGCTTCCCGGCTTCGACCACTAAGTCGACCTTTCCCTATCTCCTCGCCGCCGCGTTCGCGCTGACCTTCGCGCTGTCGCTGCGGGCGGCCCAGGTGGATCCACGCCTGCTCTTCGACGCCCAGGCCCTGGGCAATGTCGCGCGCTTCGTGCGCGGCGCGCTCCCGCCCAAGCTCGATCCCGGGTTCCTCGGCATGCTGGCCCGCCCGGCCGCGGAGACCATCCAGATCTCCGTCATGGGCATGGTGATCGCGGTGCTTCTCGGCGCCCCGCTGGGCCTGCTCGCCACTTCGTCGCTCACCTGGCGGGGGATCCTGCACGAGCGGGTGACGCGCCGAGCGCGCCTCGTGCTGGGGGCCGTGCCGTACGGCGCGGCGCGGGCGCTGCTGTCGGTCTTCCGCTCGATCCCCGAGTACGTCTGGGCGCTGATGTTCGTCCGCGCCGTCGGCCTGGGCCCGTTCCCCGGCGTGCTCGCCATCGGCGTCGCTTACGGCGGCATGCTGGGCAAGGTGTATTCGGAAATTCTGGAATCGGTGAATCCCCGGCCGCTGGAAACGCTGCACGCGGCCGGCGCCAGCAAGGCGGGCGTCGTGCTCTACGGGCTCGTGCCCGAGGCCCTGCCCCACGTCATCTCGTACACGCTCTACCGCTGGGAGTGTGCGATCCGGGCCTCGGCGATCCTGGGCTTCGTGGGCGCCGGCGGTCTGGGCCAGCAGATCGAGCTGTCGATGCGCATGTTCCAGTTCGACGAGGTGCTGACGCTGCTGGCCGTGCTGCTGCTGCTGGTGGGGGCGGTGGACTTCATCAGCGGGCGTATCCGCGCGCGGGTGGTCCGATGA
- a CDS encoding ATP-binding cassette domain-containing protein: MYELRDLRKAFDDGAVALDGVSLTVGAGEHVAFIGPSGAGKTTLFRILNLTLRPTSGTLRLNDTDVATLSSATLRRARTRIGTIYQQHNLVGRLRVVHNVLAGNLGRWSTLTALGSLLRPRAADEAARALAQVGIPEKLYARTDELSGGQQQRVAIARVLIQDPAVILADEPVSSVDPTLAVSIVTLLRDMSNESRKTLLMNLHSVELALTYFPRIVGIREGRVHFDLSPDKVSPELLEELYAGHGEEQGELAALRGGTNPFGRACRPLPGFDH, encoded by the coding sequence ATGTACGAGCTGCGCGACCTCCGAAAGGCCTTCGACGACGGCGCGGTGGCCCTGGACGGCGTCTCCCTCACCGTGGGGGCCGGCGAGCACGTGGCCTTCATCGGCCCCAGCGGGGCCGGCAAGACGACGCTGTTCCGCATCCTGAACCTGACGCTGCGACCCACGAGCGGGACGCTGCGCCTCAACGACACGGACGTGGCCACGCTCTCCAGCGCCACGCTCCGACGCGCCCGCACGCGCATCGGGACGATTTACCAGCAGCACAATCTCGTGGGCCGCCTGCGCGTCGTCCACAACGTCCTGGCCGGCAACCTCGGACGCTGGTCGACGCTCACCGCGCTCGGCTCGCTCCTGCGTCCGCGCGCCGCCGACGAGGCCGCCCGCGCGCTCGCCCAGGTCGGCATCCCGGAGAAGCTCTACGCCCGGACCGACGAGCTCTCCGGCGGCCAGCAGCAGCGGGTGGCGATCGCGCGGGTCCTAATCCAGGATCCGGCCGTCATCCTCGCCGACGAGCCGGTGTCGTCGGTGGACCCGACGCTGGCGGTGAGCATCGTGACGCTCCTGCGCGACATGTCGAACGAGTCTCGGAAGACGCTGCTCATGAACCTGCACAGTGTGGAGCTGGCGCTGACCTACTTCCCCCGAATCGTGGGGATCCGCGAGGGGCGGGTCCACTTCGATCTCTCGCCTGACAAGGTGAGCCCGGAGCTGCTCGAAGAGCTGTATGCCGGTCACGGGGAGGAGCAGGGAGAGCTGGCCGCGCTCCGAGGGGGCACGAACCCGTTTGGTAGGGCCTGCCGACCGCTTCCCGGCTTCGACCACTAA
- a CDS encoding putative selenate ABC transporter substrate-binding protein has translation MRRALLLLIVGLAAALPGPSTADVAEVLRVSAIPDENPAELLRIYTPFAEYLSKELRVKVQFTPVIDYAATVEGLAAKKLDLVWYGGFTSVQAVRRTNGTAKRLVLRQEDAEFKSVFLARPGSGLKSLQDLKGKTFTFGSVGSTSGHLMPRYFLLQAGVNPERDMKQVAYSGAHDATALWVETGKVEAGALNFLVWDKLVEQKKVDLAKVNVFYTTPPYVDYVWTARGDLDKGLQERIVSAFLKLDHSNPEHRRLLDLHRTKKYIRANDADWKGIEDAAIAAGLLK, from the coding sequence ATGCGACGCGCGCTCCTGCTCCTGATCGTCGGTCTGGCCGCGGCCCTGCCTGGCCCGTCCACCGCGGATGTCGCCGAGGTCCTCAGGGTCTCGGCGATCCCGGACGAGAACCCCGCGGAGCTGCTCCGTATCTACACCCCGTTCGCCGAGTACCTGTCGAAAGAGCTGCGGGTGAAGGTGCAGTTCACCCCCGTGATCGATTACGCGGCGACGGTCGAAGGCCTGGCGGCCAAGAAGCTGGACCTGGTCTGGTACGGCGGCTTCACCTCCGTGCAGGCCGTGCGGCGGACGAACGGGACCGCCAAGCGGCTGGTGCTGCGCCAGGAGGACGCCGAGTTCAAGTCGGTGTTCCTGGCCAGGCCGGGGTCGGGCCTCAAGAGCCTCCAAGACCTCAAGGGCAAGACCTTCACCTTCGGCTCGGTAGGGTCGACCTCGGGCCACCTCATGCCCCGGTACTTCCTCTTGCAGGCGGGGGTCAATCCCGAGCGCGACATGAAGCAGGTCGCCTACTCCGGCGCTCACGACGCGACCGCGCTCTGGGTGGAGACGGGTAAGGTCGAGGCCGGCGCGCTCAACTTCCTCGTCTGGGACAAGCTCGTGGAGCAGAAGAAAGTCGACCTCGCGAAGGTGAACGTCTTCTACACGACGCCGCCCTACGTCGACTACGTGTGGACGGCGCGCGGCGACCTGGACAAGGGACTTCAAGAGAGAATAGTCAGCGCCTTCCTCAAGCTCGACCACAGCAACCCCGAGCACCGCCGGCTCCTGGACCTGCACCGCACGAAGAAATACATCCGGGCCAACGACGCTGACTGGAAGGGCATCGAGGACGCGGCGATCGCGGCGGGGCTGCTCAAGTAG
- the selD gene encoding selenide, water dikinase SelD — translation MTQGPTATGKEIRLTAYASCAGUASKMAPGDLQEVLAVLKPAEGPVHEHLLVGLGRADDAAVYRVAPDLAIVETVDFFPPVVDDPYTWGAVAAANAMSDVYAMGGEVMFALAVAGFPRDLPKAIIAEVFRGGADKVAEAGGVIAGGHTVIDNEPKYGLCVTGRAHPDRLLIKGGLRAGDRLFLSKPLGTGVITTAAKDGAADPGILEGAVKSMLRLNRVAAQVASVCGVKGATDITGFGLLGHAGEMVEASGAGIAVAASRLPLLPGALALAEQGHFSGGMKRNRRYVEALFGSRLTIDPGVPPPLASLLFESETSGGLLFSVAPDRADGVAAEFAKRGETCAEIGGVLAEPLIRITP, via the coding sequence ATGACGCAGGGGCCGACCGCCACCGGCAAGGAGATCCGACTCACCGCGTACGCCTCCTGCGCCGGCTGAGCCTCCAAGATGGCTCCTGGCGATCTCCAGGAGGTGCTCGCCGTCCTGAAGCCAGCCGAGGGCCCGGTGCACGAGCACCTGCTCGTCGGGCTCGGGCGCGCCGACGACGCCGCCGTCTACCGCGTCGCCCCCGATCTGGCCATCGTCGAGACCGTGGACTTCTTCCCGCCCGTCGTCGATGACCCGTACACGTGGGGCGCGGTGGCGGCGGCGAACGCGATGTCCGACGTCTATGCGATGGGCGGTGAGGTGATGTTCGCGCTCGCCGTGGCGGGGTTCCCGCGCGACCTGCCCAAGGCCATCATCGCCGAGGTGTTCCGCGGCGGTGCCGACAAGGTGGCCGAGGCGGGCGGCGTCATCGCCGGAGGCCACACGGTCATCGACAACGAGCCCAAGTACGGCCTCTGTGTCACCGGACGCGCGCATCCCGACCGCCTCTTGATCAAGGGCGGATTGCGAGCCGGTGATCGCCTCTTCCTTTCGAAGCCGCTGGGCACCGGTGTGATCACCACCGCCGCCAAGGACGGCGCGGCCGACCCCGGCATCCTGGAGGGGGCGGTGAAGAGCATGCTGCGTCTCAACCGCGTCGCCGCCCAGGTCGCCTCGGTGTGCGGCGTCAAGGGCGCGACGGACATCACCGGCTTCGGCCTGCTCGGTCACGCCGGCGAGATGGTGGAGGCGTCCGGCGCCGGGATCGCCGTGGCGGCGTCACGCCTGCCGCTGCTCCCGGGCGCGCTGGCGCTGGCCGAGCAGGGGCACTTCAGCGGAGGGATGAAGCGCAACCGCCGTTACGTCGAGGCGCTCTTCGGCTCGCGGCTGACGATCGATCCGGGCGTGCCCCCGCCGCTGGCCTCGCTGCTCTTCGAGTCGGAGACCTCGGGTGGTCTGCTCTTCTCCGTGGCGCCTGATCGCGCCGATGGCGTCGCCGCGGAGTTCGCCAAGCGGGGAGAGACCTGCGCCGAGATCGGCGGCGTCCTCGCCGAGCCCCTGATCCGCATTACCCCCTAA